From a single Streptomyces sp. NBC_00377 genomic region:
- a CDS encoding Rieske (2Fe-2S) protein, which translates to MSTTSPRRRTKQNRALWLLDRLEREPRADKVIDTLSTGVRSLPLGRGRDVLHGRWLGHPVHPLLVQVPIGSWLSAAVLDALPGRSREAGLLVGVGLAAAAPAALTGAVDWAELHHEQQRVGLVHALANTAAVGLYAASLACRIKGRTAAGRTLGFLGLTVVGAGGMLGGHMAYRQAAGANHAEEVPHVVTEGWHRIGSVADFPVGEAVRRSVDDVPLVVVREPGGTIHALADRCSHLAGPLSEGTVSDGCVECPWHGSVFRLSDGWNVRGPATAPQPAFETRIVDGRVEVRLPGRDEAEQESGDGTDRWTSGTGAVHGHGS; encoded by the coding sequence ATGAGTACAACGTCTCCTCGTCGCCGGACGAAGCAGAACCGGGCCCTGTGGCTGCTCGATCGCCTCGAGCGGGAGCCGCGGGCGGACAAAGTGATCGACACGCTCAGCACGGGCGTACGGTCCCTGCCGCTGGGACGCGGCCGGGACGTCCTGCACGGCAGGTGGCTGGGACACCCGGTGCACCCGCTGTTGGTGCAGGTCCCGATCGGCAGCTGGCTGTCCGCGGCGGTGCTCGACGCGCTTCCCGGCCGCTCGCGTGAGGCGGGCCTCCTGGTCGGCGTGGGGCTGGCCGCAGCGGCCCCGGCGGCGCTGACCGGGGCGGTCGACTGGGCGGAACTGCACCACGAGCAGCAACGCGTGGGGCTGGTGCACGCCCTGGCCAACACGGCGGCCGTCGGCCTCTACGCGGCCTCGCTGGCCTGCCGGATCAAGGGGCGTACGGCAGCGGGCCGCACGCTCGGGTTCCTGGGACTGACGGTGGTCGGGGCCGGCGGCATGCTGGGCGGCCACATGGCCTACCGGCAGGCTGCCGGGGCCAACCACGCGGAAGAGGTCCCGCACGTCGTCACCGAGGGCTGGCACCGTATCGGCAGCGTGGCCGACTTCCCGGTCGGCGAGGCCGTACGGCGCAGCGTGGACGATGTGCCGCTCGTGGTGGTGCGGGAACCGGGCGGGACGATCCACGCGCTGGCCGACCGGTGCAGCCATCTCGCGGGACCCCTCTCCGAGGGGACGGTCTCGGACGGCTGTGTCGAGTGTCCCTGGCACGGCAGCGTCTTCCGGCTCTCGGACGGCTGGAACGTCCGCGGCCCCGCGACAGCGCCCCAACCGGCCTTCGAGACGCGGATCGTGGACGGACGTGTCGAGGTGCGTCTGCCCGGCCGGGACGAGGCGGA